One stretch of Chitinophaga pendula DNA includes these proteins:
- a CDS encoding FecR family protein translates to MEKNDRLWELLAKQQSGALLPAEQSELQLLLANDPMVAEQQHLLGQLFIKSDTVLRDDNKEQLLDDIMGRIYEAAQIEQQPIPVASRKSKLVLVTGIVLCVFAGSIWGYFAWSSKMVRQSAWHTIVTPAGSISRLTLPDGTLVVLNAGSTLSYPERFNRTKRELRLSGEGFFNVAKAAGVPFVIYTRAMEVRVLGTTFNIRAYPGDQQTETALLSGKVVVIPTGKKDTSITLRPHQKVFVRNTLPVDDHQFTDRDDDEADSTAVMLAPLVADQQDHTIQETAWMDNRLVYNNEKFPLLMKRIERWYGITIVCRNKALLASSFTGNVKQESLERLLRLLQQTQYFEYEIADKQVFIY, encoded by the coding sequence GGCTATGGGAGTTGTTGGCGAAGCAACAATCAGGCGCGCTGCTCCCTGCAGAGCAATCGGAGCTACAATTGTTGCTGGCCAACGATCCAATGGTGGCTGAACAACAACATCTACTGGGGCAGCTGTTTATAAAAAGCGATACTGTCCTGCGTGACGACAACAAGGAACAGTTGCTGGATGATATTATGGGCCGTATCTATGAGGCTGCTCAGATCGAGCAGCAGCCGATACCGGTCGCCTCCCGTAAGTCCAAACTCGTTCTTGTTACAGGTATAGTGCTCTGTGTATTTGCCGGTAGTATATGGGGCTACTTTGCGTGGTCCAGCAAGATGGTCCGGCAGTCAGCGTGGCATACTATTGTGACGCCGGCGGGGTCTATCTCCCGGCTGACCTTACCGGATGGTACGCTGGTGGTCTTGAATGCGGGTAGTACTTTATCTTATCCGGAAAGGTTCAACCGTACCAAGCGGGAATTGCGATTGAGCGGGGAAGGTTTTTTTAATGTAGCGAAGGCTGCGGGTGTCCCTTTTGTGATCTATACACGGGCGATGGAAGTGCGTGTATTAGGTACCACTTTTAATATACGGGCATATCCGGGTGATCAGCAAACAGAGACCGCCTTACTCAGCGGCAAGGTGGTGGTTATTCCTACTGGTAAGAAGGACACTTCCATCACCTTACGACCACATCAGAAGGTATTTGTGCGTAATACGCTTCCAGTGGATGATCATCAGTTCACGGACCGTGATGATGACGAAGCAGATAGTACTGCTGTTATGCTGGCGCCTTTGGTAGCTGATCAGCAAGATCATACAATACAGGAGACCGCCTGGATGGACAACAGGTTAGTATATAACAATGAAAAATTCCCGTTATTGATGAAACGTATTGAACGATGGTATGGCATTACAATAGTATGTCGTAATAAGGCATTGCTTGCTTCTTCTTTTACCGGCAATGTAAAGCAGGAATCGCTGGAACGGCTGTTGAGACTACTGCAGCAGACACAATATTTCGAGTATGAGATAGCGGATAAACAAGTGTTCATTTATTAG
- a CDS encoding SusC/RagA family TonB-linked outer membrane protein, whose protein sequence is MKFITLFLLLAIHVTAGVYSQRRIDIRFRSIPFHQALTALERQSDFRFFYKNNDIQDIGPVSLDVTQATIPEILSRMLPSGLLSYKIVDSNLIVLIKPDEGQPRTVRGRITNAKGEPIPGATVKVGGGSTGTVSNANGEYVLNIAEDANLVVTFIGHIQQTIPVQGRSVINIVMQEDMTGLNEVVVVGYGTQRKGNLTGAVAVLDGKKLESRPLVNLAQGLQGMVPNLNINLNNGAPGKGATFNIRGNTSINGGGPLVLVDGVQMDPNLINPADVANVTVLKDAASAAIYGVRGAYGVILITTKSPRKDVPLRVNYATSYTITRPTRMPRYLNSVDYIRMHREADRTGQLSGGSTATEPFTLEDSTRAAAFFHDPVNNQSVYIDPSNPSKYRYVGNTDWIRELYPGWAPMMDHNVSISGAQGKTSYVASVGYFNQKGLLKVAEEQFSRYNASLKLSTSAASWLDLNMKMALNRTESDKPTPPTHGGLSEGWISGDLRPIMPVYHPDGHFSGQGSFTNTVALAKLNGRTKETANDLWLTGGIVLKPFQHFRIVADYTWNSYNLNNQRHIKEYQEYGANGVVLGTFPWSRPSSVREANNNDYYTSLNAYAEYERQFGQHYGKLMVGYNQEKKMVRGFDVTARNLIDQTFPAINLNNDINPIVGGRRYSWALAGSFFRFNYDYDKRYLLELNGRYDGTSRFPASHRYVFLPSISAGWRISEESFFQPLHEVINDLKLRTSYGMLGNQVLSANNNDNLDIYPYIPTMPTGRVDYIFDDQRGVYVSSPGLVSQGFTWEKVATRNFGIDITLLKNRLSVNFDWYIRDTKDMLMNGYPLPNILGTPAPKVNTGEMRTRGWELGINWKDQLSDDLSYELNFALSDYSATITRYDLNPNKSLSTYYAGQRLDEIWGYVTDGFFPTDESAVAANQSNLWNGTWLAGDIRFRDINGDKKITSGNNTINDPGDRRVIGNRTPRYQFGLNLSLQYKHFDFSMLIQGIGKRDIMLDGNAFWGFKSEWDVPMIYQLDYWTPDHPDAYYPRLRFGGGGNFQAQTKYLQNAAYARMKNISIGYTLPAAIFRQIKLQQLRVYVSAQNLFEVTQLHRAFDPEIFDAKNYPLNRAISFGLQLGL, encoded by the coding sequence ATGAAATTCATCACGTTGTTCCTATTGCTGGCGATACATGTTACGGCAGGCGTATACTCTCAGCGCCGAATTGATATCCGGTTCCGATCTATTCCTTTCCACCAGGCATTGACAGCACTGGAGCGCCAGTCTGATTTCCGTTTCTTTTATAAGAACAATGATATACAAGATATCGGCCCGGTGTCATTAGACGTTACACAGGCTACTATCCCGGAGATCTTATCGAGGATGTTGCCTTCCGGCCTGTTATCCTATAAGATCGTGGATAGTAATCTCATTGTATTGATAAAGCCGGATGAGGGGCAACCCCGTACTGTCAGAGGCCGCATTACCAATGCAAAGGGGGAGCCTATACCCGGTGCTACTGTAAAGGTAGGTGGAGGTAGTACGGGTACTGTTTCCAATGCTAATGGAGAGTATGTGTTAAATATTGCCGAGGATGCCAATCTGGTGGTCACTTTCATAGGTCATATTCAACAGACGATACCCGTGCAGGGACGAAGCGTTATTAATATTGTGATGCAGGAAGATATGACGGGATTAAATGAGGTGGTAGTGGTAGGATATGGTACGCAACGAAAGGGTAACCTTACGGGTGCAGTGGCGGTGCTGGATGGTAAGAAGCTGGAGAGCCGGCCATTGGTGAACCTGGCGCAGGGGTTACAAGGTATGGTGCCCAATCTGAATATCAACCTGAACAATGGAGCACCCGGTAAGGGCGCTACTTTTAACATACGCGGGAATACGTCTATCAATGGTGGCGGTCCGTTGGTATTGGTGGATGGTGTACAGATGGATCCTAATCTGATCAACCCGGCGGATGTAGCGAATGTTACTGTACTTAAGGACGCAGCATCTGCGGCCATTTATGGGGTACGCGGCGCATATGGAGTGATCCTGATCACCACCAAAAGTCCCCGTAAGGATGTGCCGTTGAGGGTGAATTATGCAACTTCCTATACTATTACACGTCCTACCCGTATGCCCCGTTATCTTAATTCGGTGGACTACATCCGTATGCACCGTGAAGCAGACCGTACCGGGCAGCTTTCGGGCGGCAGTACGGCTACCGAACCATTTACGCTGGAGGATTCCACGCGGGCAGCTGCTTTTTTCCATGACCCGGTTAATAACCAGTCTGTATATATTGATCCATCTAATCCATCCAAATACCGTTATGTCGGTAATACGGATTGGATCAGGGAATTATATCCCGGCTGGGCGCCGATGATGGATCATAATGTATCTATTTCCGGTGCGCAGGGCAAGACCTCTTATGTGGCGTCCGTCGGTTATTTCAACCAGAAAGGGTTGTTGAAGGTGGCAGAGGAGCAGTTTTCCCGGTATAATGCCAGTCTTAAGCTAAGTACTTCGGCTGCCAGCTGGCTGGATCTGAATATGAAGATGGCATTGAACCGTACAGAAAGTGATAAGCCGACGCCGCCTACACATGGCGGCTTGTCAGAGGGATGGATCTCCGGCGACCTGCGTCCTATCATGCCGGTCTATCATCCGGACGGTCATTTTTCGGGGCAGGGATCTTTTACCAATACTGTTGCGTTAGCAAAATTAAATGGTCGTACCAAAGAAACGGCTAATGACCTGTGGCTTACGGGAGGTATTGTGCTTAAGCCTTTTCAGCATTTCCGTATCGTGGCCGACTATACGTGGAATAGTTATAATCTGAATAATCAAAGACATATTAAAGAATACCAGGAGTATGGTGCGAACGGTGTTGTGCTGGGTACTTTTCCCTGGTCCAGGCCCAGTAGTGTAAGGGAGGCTAACAATAACGACTATTACACTTCCCTGAATGCTTATGCAGAATATGAAAGGCAATTTGGTCAGCACTATGGTAAATTGATGGTGGGATACAACCAGGAGAAAAAAATGGTAAGGGGATTTGATGTGACGGCACGTAACCTGATAGATCAGACATTCCCTGCTATCAACCTGAACAACGATATCAATCCTATTGTAGGCGGTCGTCGTTATAGCTGGGCATTGGCGGGATCGTTCTTCCGGTTCAACTATGACTATGACAAAAGATACCTGCTGGAATTAAACGGCCGTTATGACGGTACGTCCCGTTTCCCTGCCAGTCACCGTTATGTATTCCTGCCCTCTATATCTGCGGGCTGGCGGATATCGGAAGAATCTTTTTTCCAACCATTGCATGAGGTGATCAACGATCTGAAGTTACGAACCTCTTATGGCATGCTGGGCAACCAGGTATTGTCGGCCAACAACAATGACAATCTGGATATCTATCCTTATATACCTACGATGCCTACCGGCAGGGTTGATTATATTTTTGATGACCAGCGGGGGGTGTATGTCAGTTCTCCCGGATTGGTAAGTCAGGGTTTTACCTGGGAAAAGGTAGCTACGCGTAACTTCGGAATTGATATTACCCTGTTAAAAAACCGGCTTTCAGTGAATTTTGACTGGTATATTCGTGACACGAAAGATATGCTGATGAACGGATATCCACTACCTAATATACTGGGAACCCCCGCTCCTAAAGTCAATACCGGGGAGATGCGTACCCGTGGATGGGAATTAGGTATCAACTGGAAGGATCAGTTGAGTGATGATCTATCCTATGAATTAAATTTTGCGCTTTCCGATTATTCGGCCACCATTACCCGATATGATCTGAACCCCAATAAGTCGCTTAGCACTTATTATGCGGGGCAGCGGCTGGATGAGATATGGGGATATGTGACGGACGGGTTTTTCCCTACGGATGAGTCGGCGGTTGCCGCCAACCAGTCTAATCTCTGGAATGGCACCTGGCTGGCCGGGGATATCCGATTCCGGGATATCAACGGCGATAAAAAGATTACCAGTGGTAATAATACGATTAATGATCCGGGAGACCGCAGGGTTATTGGTAACCGTACTCCGAGATACCAGTTTGGGCTTAATCTTTCGTTGCAGTATAAACATTTTGACTTTAGTATGTTGATACAAGGCATAGGCAAGCGGGACATCATGCTGGACGGCAATGCATTCTGGGGATTCAAGAGCGAATGGGATGTACCGATGATCTACCAGCTAGATTACTGGACACCGGACCATCCCGATGCTTATTATCCCCGGTTACGATTTGGTGGCGGTGGTAATTTCCAGGCACAGACGAAATACCTGCAGAATGCGGCTTATGCGCGTATGAAAAATATCTCCATCGGGTATACGTTGCCAGCTGCCATATTCCGTCAGATCAAGCTACAGCAGTTACGTGTTTATGTGTCTGCCCAGAATCTGTTTGAGGTGACCCAACTGCACCGTGCTTTTGATCCTGAAATATTTGATGCGAAAAACTACCCCTTGAACAGGGCGATCTCTTTTGGTTTACAGCTGGGATTGTAA
- a CDS encoding RagB/SusD family nutrient uptake outer membrane protein produces the protein MKKTSIIYLVGWCLLAGSACKRDQFLNLTPEDALSDPTYFKNETDLKLYCNSFYGTLPVMDAGSDNNSDNMVPRDKDRFLSGQYIVPIVKDDNNNEWSWKDERNVNFFLQRYERAAASAAIKEKYAAEARFFRALYFWQKVKRYGDVPWFSADLNEKSPELYLPRTARKAVMDSVLKDLNYAVDKLPLPGSAERGRLHKYAAAALKARICLWEGTYRRYHQSGDDVMMLNEAASAAALIIGSGQYDIWSTGHPLTDYYNLFIQDELQGNKEAILPKRFLKDVFMHNLTRQLGENNTGFSKNFVRSFLCTDGLPAALSPLYKGDDSLNAERANRDPRFTQLIATSGFVFQVNANGVSDIITLPRIGTSVTSTGYQRVKGRSPSLVEWNANQSVLDLFIFRYAEVLLVYAEAKAELGACDQDVLDRTINKLRSRVGMTPMRIATLVKDPQSDFPDLDVLLDEIRRERRIELAAEGFRFDDLLRWNAGSQTAKPEAILGMKLLPAIKAQYPNQNQVKDIVVDANGYIRVYTDITSRTWNNKFNLYPIPVEELTLNPKLQPQNPGW, from the coding sequence ATGAAAAAAACATCGATCATATATCTAGTCGGCTGGTGTCTGCTTGCGGGCAGTGCCTGCAAAAGGGATCAATTCCTTAATCTTACACCGGAAGATGCGCTGAGCGATCCTACTTATTTCAAAAATGAGACGGACCTTAAATTGTACTGTAACAGTTTCTACGGTACGCTACCTGTAATGGATGCCGGATCGGATAACAACTCTGACAATATGGTACCCCGGGATAAAGACAGGTTTCTTTCCGGGCAGTATATTGTACCTATTGTAAAAGATGATAATAATAATGAGTGGAGCTGGAAGGATGAGCGTAATGTGAACTTCTTCCTGCAGCGTTATGAGCGGGCGGCGGCCAGTGCAGCGATAAAGGAAAAGTATGCAGCGGAAGCGCGTTTTTTCCGCGCGCTTTATTTCTGGCAAAAGGTGAAGCGGTATGGAGATGTACCCTGGTTCAGTGCGGATCTCAATGAAAAGTCGCCGGAGCTTTATTTGCCCAGGACGGCACGTAAGGCGGTAATGGATTCTGTATTGAAGGATCTGAATTATGCGGTGGATAAGCTACCATTGCCAGGCAGTGCTGAAAGAGGCCGGTTACATAAATATGCGGCTGCGGCATTGAAGGCACGAATATGTTTATGGGAAGGTACTTATCGCCGATATCATCAGTCGGGGGATGATGTCATGATGCTCAATGAGGCGGCGAGTGCTGCAGCATTGATCATCGGAAGTGGTCAATATGATATCTGGTCTACCGGGCATCCATTGACGGACTATTATAATCTTTTCATCCAGGATGAATTACAAGGGAACAAGGAAGCTATTTTACCCAAGCGGTTCCTGAAAGATGTATTCATGCATAATCTAACGCGGCAGCTGGGTGAAAACAATACCGGTTTCAGTAAAAATTTTGTGCGTTCGTTCTTGTGTACGGACGGTCTTCCGGCAGCGTTAAGTCCACTTTATAAAGGAGACGACTCGCTCAATGCGGAGCGTGCTAACCGTGATCCTCGTTTTACGCAACTCATTGCAACATCGGGCTTCGTTTTCCAGGTCAATGCCAATGGTGTCAGTGATATCATTACGTTACCACGTATTGGTACCAGTGTGACCAGTACTGGTTATCAGCGGGTCAAAGGGCGCTCTCCCAGCCTGGTAGAATGGAACGCCAACCAGTCTGTTCTGGATCTGTTTATTTTCCGTTATGCGGAGGTGTTGCTGGTGTATGCGGAAGCTAAAGCAGAGTTGGGCGCCTGTGATCAAGATGTGTTAGACAGGACCATTAATAAGTTACGTAGCCGGGTGGGTATGACACCGATGCGTATTGCGACATTGGTAAAAGATCCGCAATCGGATTTTCCTGACTTGGATGTGCTGTTGGATGAGATACGGCGGGAGCGGCGCATAGAGTTGGCTGCGGAGGGATTCCGGTTTGACGACCTGTTGCGCTGGAATGCCGGTAGTCAAACGGCGAAACCGGAAGCTATCTTAGGGATGAAGCTGTTACCTGCTATTAAGGCACAATATCCTAATCAGAACCAGGTAAAAGATATTGTAGTTGATGCTAATGGTTATATACGGGTATATACGGATATTACGAGCCGTACCTGGAATAATAAATTTAACCTGTACCCTATTCCGGTAGAAGAGCTCACGCTGAATCCGAAGTTGCAACCTCAAAATCCCGGTTGGTAA
- a CDS encoding ATP-binding protein encodes MQNVAVLETELEWLREVISIRMKNYFDGAGEEIPAPPGLQDGSVYAQIVDYYKMTSEERLLLLLTLTPHIRPQLLDIFFVRNATYDRGFTEFGGIKGQQHGGFLPTGETAAFLLGATDLSARLRLMTMFAADHFFTRHHILRIHPPTTGEPMLSGALNLYPDYINYFTLGIPHQPDDDPLFPAKRIQTALDWSDLVLEEQTMDEVEEIQAWIAHGDQLMNDWGMARKIKPGYRALFYGPPGTGKSLTACLLGKANGHDVYRIDLSMIVSKYIGETEKNLAHVFDKAVYKHWILFFDEADALFGKRTNTSSSNDRYANQEVAYLLQRIEDFPGMVILATNLRANIDEAFGRRFQSMVQFSMPGPEQRLRLWKQSFPDKIGLDPQLNLEDIADKYEIAGGAIINVTRYAALMALKHQTPFIRLIDVMTGIRREFGKEGKTV; translated from the coding sequence ATGCAAAATGTAGCCGTACTGGAAACAGAACTGGAATGGCTCCGCGAAGTGATTTCTATCCGCATGAAAAATTACTTCGATGGCGCCGGCGAGGAAATACCAGCTCCTCCTGGATTGCAGGATGGGTCAGTATATGCTCAGATAGTGGATTACTATAAAATGACCTCAGAAGAAAGGCTATTACTTTTGTTGACATTAACGCCCCACATACGCCCCCAGTTGCTGGATATATTTTTCGTAAGGAATGCAACATACGATAGAGGATTCACTGAATTCGGAGGGATTAAAGGACAACAACATGGAGGCTTTCTGCCAACAGGAGAAACCGCCGCATTCCTGCTGGGGGCCACAGACCTGTCAGCACGTCTCCGCCTGATGACGATGTTCGCTGCGGATCACTTTTTCACCCGCCATCACATATTACGCATTCATCCGCCGACAACAGGCGAACCAATGTTAAGTGGCGCACTGAACCTTTATCCAGATTATATCAACTATTTCACATTGGGAATACCCCATCAGCCCGATGACGATCCGCTATTCCCGGCAAAAAGGATCCAAACTGCACTAGACTGGTCCGATCTCGTATTGGAAGAACAAACCATGGATGAAGTGGAGGAAATACAAGCCTGGATTGCACACGGAGACCAGCTGATGAACGACTGGGGTATGGCCCGTAAGATCAAACCGGGATACCGGGCCCTCTTTTATGGCCCCCCGGGTACAGGTAAATCACTCACCGCCTGCCTGCTGGGAAAAGCAAACGGACACGATGTATATCGCATAGACCTATCCATGATCGTTTCCAAATACATTGGAGAAACGGAAAAAAACCTGGCTCATGTATTTGATAAGGCCGTCTACAAACACTGGATACTCTTTTTCGACGAGGCAGATGCCTTGTTCGGCAAACGCACTAATACCAGTAGCTCCAACGATAGATATGCTAATCAGGAAGTAGCTTACCTCCTGCAACGTATAGAAGACTTTCCGGGTATGGTGATCCTCGCGACCAACCTGCGTGCAAATATCGACGAAGCTTTCGGACGCCGCTTCCAGTCCATGGTGCAATTCTCCATGCCCGGCCCCGAACAACGGCTGCGCCTGTGGAAACAATCCTTCCCCGACAAAATAGGACTCGATCCGCAGCTGAACCTGGAAGATATAGCCGATAAATATGAAATCGCCGGCGGCGCCATCATCAACGTAACCCGCTATGCCGCCCTCATGGCACTTAAACATCAAACACCTTTCATTCGGTTGATAGATGTGATGACAGGTATTCGCCGGGAATTCGGCAAAGAAGGAAAAACAGTATAG